The following are encoded in a window of Vicia villosa cultivar HV-30 ecotype Madison, WI unplaced genomic scaffold, Vvil1.0 ctg.004863F_1_1, whole genome shotgun sequence genomic DNA:
- the LOC131642358 gene encoding uncharacterized protein LOC131642358, translating into MNKALLLKWKWRILHDNEAIWQRFFKVRYPCPKLRIQDIGGKFQRSDDSIWWKDMCENKVLDDIIDNGFSGCFKCCCNNGMDVLFWINWWVGEQPLCMEFPDLFELSIAKYCSVAEVLERIDGALRWNFGGLFSAGDSHGQPHSAAAAASPNWTRFCDSVRGFSTSANGVDSFSWSLTEGKEFSVASITTAIDSDKVFAWDYNLFNSLKVLWDLKLPPKIKVFAWRFFIDRLPDCVMCGSFLESSSHLFFICQEAKTIWKYVFSWLGIPEMLNEEDLLCFNVIQDKVNCGKRRVLINFVWVATIWSLWLMRNEIIFRGEAFCFDVICSNIVFLSWRWMFCGYSKFRPTYYVWFKLPLSDTSHL; encoded by the coding sequence ATGAATAAAGCTCTTCTCttgaaatggaagtggagaatcctTCATGATAATGAAGCCATTTGGCAAAGATTTTTTAAGGTGAGGTATCCTTGTCCTAAATTAAGAATTCAAGATATTGGGGGTAAATTTCAGAGAAGTGATGATTCCATTTGGTGGAAAGATATGTGTGAGAATAAAGTGTTGGACGACATCATAGATAACGGTTTTTCCGGTTGTTTCAAATGTTGTTGCAATAATGGTATGGATGTTCTTTTTTGGATCAATTGGTGGGTGGGAGAACAACCACTTTGCATGGAGTTTCCGGATTTGTTTGAATTGTCTATTGCGAAGTATTGTTCGGTGGCGGAGGTATTAGAGCGGATCGACGGTGCGTTAAGGTGGAATTTTGGGGGGTTGTTTTCTGCCGGCGACTCTCACGGCCAACCACACTCAGCCGCGGCAGCAGCCAGTCCAAACTGGACTCGGTTTTGCGACAGTGTCCGGGGATTTTCTACTAGTGCGAACGGCGTTGACTCGTTCTCGTGGTCCTTAACCGAGGGCAAGGAATTCTCCGTTGCAAGCATAACAACCGCCATTGATAGTGACAAGGTCTTTGCATGGGATTATAATTTGTTTAATTCTTTGAAAGTTTTGTGGGATCTAAAGCTTCCGCCCAAGATCAAGGTATTCGCTTGGAGATTCTTTATTGATCGGCTCCCGGATTGTGTGATGTGTGGTTCCTTCCTTGAATCATCTTCCCATCTTTTTTTCATTTGTCAAGAGGCGAAGACAATTTGGAAATATGTGTTTAGTTGGCTTGGAATTCCGGAGATGTTGAATGAAGAGGATTTGCTTTGTTTCAACGTTATTCAAGATAAGGTGAATTGCGGCAAGCGAAGAGTTTTAATCAATTTTGTGTGGGTTGCAACTATTTGGAGCCTTTGGCTTATGAGGAACGAAATTATTTTTAGGGGGGAGGCGTTTTGTTTTGACGTTATTTGTTCTaatattgtttttctttcttGGAGATGGATGTTTTGTGGATATAGCAAGTTTAGACCAACATATTATGTATGGTTTAAACTTCCCTTATCCGACACTAGTCATCTTTAG